The region AGAACAATTTGAGCaggattcaatagtctagggagaactagttgtcccttcagaatttccctcaaagttaatCATTGACTCTCTTCGagactttttcttctcatggcctgttcttatgggaatcagggtacaaagtaagaccatgatcaatattagcaaggaaattattaaaagcaatccccagaaaaattaccgcccccctttgtatgccacgctctcttccaggaagatggattccttgaatgccctctttccatgttcagaccttgtcaaaaaacatggttggaagagggcgtggtaAAGCAGGTCCTTTACCCAGGGCCTCAGTTCCCCTTTGTTAAGTAGGTGGAATGTAATGGTCCCTGCTGACCCTGACCATGGGCCTGATCCTGGACAGGTTAAGAGAAGGCACCTCCCAAGTCTGTTTAACCATGAAGCTAGGAGAGACTCCTGGGGAGACCCTGTGGCCATTTGGAGCCTGGTAATGACTCTGGGATCAGTGAGATGTGGGTTCAAAGCCTGAGTCTACCAGTGGTCCTACTGCCTCTGGCCTTACTTTTCTGTAGTGTTTTCTGTGGACTGGGAATAGCAGTAGAACCTGCCCAGCAGGCTGCATGGTGAGACTGAACTCGCAAGCCCCACACTTACTAGGTACTCAGCAAAGGGTGATCACCAGTGTAGTTCCAGCACCCTGGGACCTTGCCTGTGACCACTGAACTTCTGGAGAGGGTCCAGATTCAGGCCTCTCAGCTCTCACTTGTGTACATCTCACAGGTCCCAGCCCAGGTTCATGCCTGCCCACCCACTTCCAATGCCGCATCACAGGCTACTGCATGCCCCTCGCCTGGCATTGTGATGGTGACTGGGACTGCCCCGATGGCAGCGATGAGGAGGAGTGCAGTGAGTGGCCACTTTTTGGGGTGGGACTTGTGAGGGTGGGACCATGGGAGGTGGTGCTTGTGGAAGGGATGTAGCTTTCAGAGGGCACTGTAGGGCAGGGCCTGAGGGTGGATGGGGCTTGTAAGAAGAGAAGTCTGGGTCTCTGGCTTCAGAGGAGATGGGTTTACAGGGAGGTAGAGTTAGTATGGTCTTGAAAGGGGAGGTTTGcaagggagtggggtgtggggagtaCCTGGGACTTGTAGGGGCATTTGGGACCTGACTCACCCTGTATTCCAGATGAGAAGCCATGCAGCCAAGACAAGCAGTGCCCACCACCCATGGACAGCCCCTGTTCCTGTGATAGCATTGATGGCTGCAAGAACCTCCCCAActgcagcagccagccctgccagGCAGGGGAGCTCCGCTGCCCGCTGGACGGCACCTGCATCCCACCCACATGGTTGTGTGATGGCCACCCAGACTGTGTTGACTCCAGTGACGAGCTTGGCTGTGGTATAAGCCAAGGGACTTCATCACAGCAGTAATGGTGGGGAGGGCTAGTCGTTAGATAAGGACATCTGACACTTTCTGGTGTGTGACCAGGCTGGAAACGTGGACGTGGGCGTCTGCTCTTGTCTGCATTACCAAGGGGGCAGTGAGAGGTCACTTTTGGTATCTGTGATCACCAACTTCACCCCGTCTGGGATGGAAGATGAGTTTCAAGGTCCCCCTTAGGCACCTGAAAGCCTGTTCATCTCCAGCCTCCCAACTCCCGTGCCCTGGGTATCCCCTCCCAAACTAATGAATGTCTGAACTTATTGCAGGAACTGAGACCCTCCAAGAAAGCATGTCTGTGGGGACCCCTGTGACCCCAGAGAGTGTCACCTATCTCAGGAATACCACCTTTGGCAGGGTCCAGGACTCAGTCCAGTCCAGAAGTCGAAGTGCCTATGGGGTTCTCACAGCTGCCGGTATGATGAACAGgacccccactcccactccctggggaggggacaggctgcAGACCCCAGTCCCCATGCATTGGGAGCTTGGTGGGGCTCCTCCCATGCCCTGACCCATTCCTATCTGTTTGTCTCCCACAGTGGTGCTCAGTGCAGGTCTGGTGGCTGCTACCCTGTTTGTGCTGTCCCAGCTCTGTGCTAAAGGGCTCCTAAGCCCACTGAAGCTGCTGTTAGAGAGGACTGCCTCATCCTCCTGAGGATGAGCTCTTGTCACATTGTCGGGGCCCTGAGTGTGGCGGCTGTGGGGACATGCATGCGGCTGATGTCACACCAACCCTTGGACATGCGTTCTTCTGGCACACAGAACTGCAGACCTGAGCTCCTGAAGAGGTGACCCTGGAGATTACAGGTGCCTGATCCACCCCCCAAATGTGGGGGACCCGGATGGAGAACATGTGTCAGCTGGAACCAAGGGGTTGTCCCCAGGCCACTCCAGGGTGGGGGTGACCCTTGCTTGGACACTGCCGCTGCCCCACCCTATCCGAGGGTGGTGATTAAAGTTATTTCATGTAACTCTGCCTGCGTCAGGGCCTCTGTCTCCACTGGGACAGCTTGGGCTCTGGGCCGCAGCCTTTTCTGCATGCGGCACCCAGCCCTGGGTGCCTCATTGGCCACCCTGCTTCCTGGGACCCTGAGCAGAGGCAGCGGAAGGGTCTGCATTACTCACAGGCTCTCCAAGGAGAGCAGAGCTTGGCTGTTGCTTCCTGGAGTTTGTG is a window of Phyllostomus discolor isolate MPI-MPIP mPhyDis1 chromosome 8, mPhyDis1.pri.v3, whole genome shotgun sequence DNA encoding:
- the CD320 gene encoding CD320 antigen, which encodes MAMRRPEQTVVLGLVLRLLLGLGLGLEAAPTRFPAQTLGPSPGSCLPTHFQCRITGYCMPLAWHCDGDWDCPDGSDEEECNEKPCSQDKQCPPPMDSPCSCDSIDGCKNLPNCSSQPCQAGELRCPLDGTCIPPTWLCDGHPDCVDSSDELGCGTETLQESMSVGTPVTPESVTYLRNTTFGRVQDSVQSRSRSAYGVLTAAVVLSAGLVAATLFVLSQLCAKGLLSPLKLLLERTASSS